From Gemmatimonadota bacterium, a single genomic window includes:
- a CDS encoding ABC transporter ATP-binding protein: protein MEGLSKVFYTEEVETHALSNINLSIATGEFVSIAGPSGCGKTTLLSILGLLDSPTSGNYLLDNTPVEELTSSQRAKIRNQAIGFIFQAFNLIGDLTVYENVELPLTYRGMPGAERKERVQTSLERVGMAHRMGHYPSQLSGGQQQRVAVARAIVGKPLILLADEPTGNLDSKNGNAVMELMLELHAEGATICMVTHDPRYAHMADRSVHLFDGQVVSEDRAQKHALEEAGFDIA from the coding sequence ATGGAGGGCCTGAGCAAGGTCTTCTACACGGAGGAAGTGGAGACGCACGCGCTGTCGAACATCAACCTGTCGATCGCGACGGGTGAGTTCGTATCGATTGCCGGGCCTTCGGGCTGCGGCAAGACGACGCTGCTGTCGATTCTGGGGCTGTTGGACAGCCCGACGAGCGGCAATTACCTGCTGGACAACACGCCGGTGGAGGAGCTGACGTCGAGCCAGCGGGCGAAGATCCGCAACCAGGCGATCGGGTTCATCTTCCAGGCGTTCAACCTGATCGGTGACCTGACGGTATACGAGAACGTGGAGCTGCCGTTGACGTACCGCGGCATGCCGGGGGCGGAACGCAAGGAGCGGGTGCAGACGTCTCTGGAGCGCGTGGGCATGGCGCACCGGATGGGCCACTACCCGAGCCAGCTGTCGGGTGGTCAGCAACAGCGTGTGGCTGTTGCGAGAGCGATCGTGGGCAAGCCGCTTATCTTACTGGCGGACGAGCCGACGGGTAACCTGGACTCGAAGAACGGGAACGCGGTCATGGAGCTGATGCTGGAGCTCCATGCCGAGGGAGCGACGATCTGCATGGTGACGCACGATCCGCGCTACGCACACATGGCCGACCGGTCCGTCCATCTGTTCGATGGGCAGGTCGTCAGCGAGGACCGGGCTCAGAAGCATGCCCTGGAAGAGGCAGGCTTCGACATCGCCTAG
- a CDS encoding MarR family transcriptional regulator — protein sequence MSDVQTVLSAYRRIRFACRTRYVQDPVDGGVVSAHQASILSQLDSADPTMVGELADHLGVTASTMSLNLTRLEKAGYVTREPDPTDRRVMNVRLTESGERLRSAGTLLDPERVDRMLLEMAPGTRRKALQGLVLLSQAADSVIRRGRAYLEATVEGGEL from the coding sequence ATGTCGGATGTGCAAACCGTGCTCAGCGCCTATCGGCGCATCCGTTTCGCCTGTCGCACGCGGTACGTGCAGGATCCGGTGGACGGAGGGGTCGTGAGCGCGCACCAGGCGAGCATCTTGAGCCAGTTGGACTCGGCCGATCCCACGATGGTGGGGGAGCTCGCCGATCACCTCGGCGTCACGGCTTCGACGATGTCGCTCAACCTGACGCGCCTCGAGAAAGCGGGGTATGTCACGCGGGAGCCCGACCCGACCGACCGCCGGGTGATGAACGTGCGACTCACCGAGTCCGGCGAGCGGCTTCGTTCGGCGGGGACGCTGCTCGATCCCGAGCGCGTTGACCGCATGCTGCTCGAGATGGCTCCGGGGACCCGCCGTAAAGCTCTTCAGGGCCTGGTGCTGCTCTCTCAAGCAGCCGATTCGGTCATCCGCCGGGGCCGGGCCTACCTCGAGGCTACAGTTGAAGGAGGGGAACTGTGA